CCCAGTAGTAGTGACGGATCTCGCGTTCCAGCATCTCGATGCGGCGCAGCGCGCGATCGAGTCGCTTGTTGCTGCGCACGATGCCGACGTAGTTCCACATCAAGCGCCGGATCTCGTCCCAGTTCGCGTTGACCAGTACGGCTTCGCTGGGGTCGACTGCGTTGCCCGAATCCCAGGGCGGGAGTTCCGGTGGTGGTTCTACACCATTGCGTGTGCGTTCGATGGCTTCTTTAGCTGCGGCGCGGGCGAATACCACGCCTTCGAGCAAGGAGTTGGAGGCGAGTCGGTTTGCGCCGTGCAGGCCGGTGCAGGTGACTTCGCCCGCGGCGAACAGGTTCTGGATGTCGGTTTCGCCGCGCAGATCGGTGCGCACACCTCCGCAGCAGTAATGCGCTGCCGGTACCACGGGGAGTTGCTGTTTGGTCATGTCGAAGCCGTAGCTCAGGCAGCGCTCGTAGATGTTCGGGAAGCGCCCGCGCAAGAAGGCCGGGTCGAGTGCGGTGCAGTCCATATACACGCAATCATCGCCCGAGCGTTTGAGTTCAAAGTCGATCGATCGCGCTACGACGTCTCTTGGAGCCAGGTCGGCTCGTTCGTCGTACCGCGGCATGAAGTGCTCGCCGGCCGCGTTGCGCAGGATCGCGCCTTCGCCGCGCACGGCTTCGCTGATCAGGAATGAACGCGCGTCGGGATGGAACAGACACGTCGGGTGAAACTGGATGAACTCCATGTTCGCAATCGACGCGCCGGCCCGTTGCGCCATGGCGATTCCGTCTCCCGAAGCGATGTCGGGATTGCTCGTGTAGACGTAGACCTTGCCGCAACCGCCCGTGGCCAGCAGGACGATCGGCGCCCGGAAGGCCGATACCTCGCCCTGCAGTTCGCTGAGAACATAGGCTCCGAGGATGCGCTGCGGGCCGGGTAGGGCGAGCTTTTCGCTCGTGACCAGATCCACGCCGATGGCGTCGGGTACGATCTGGATGTTCGGATGGCTCTCGCAGCGTTCGACCAGCACGCGTTCGATTTCCTGACCCGTGAAGTCCGCTGCGTGCAGGACCCGCCGTGCGGAGTGTCCGCCCTCGCGGCCCAGGTCGTACCCCGGCCGCTCGTTCTCACTCTTGTCGAAGCGCACCCCCAGATCGATCAGGCTCGAAACTGCCTCGGGTCCAGACTCGACGACGAAGCGGACCACGTCTTCGTCACACAGGCCGGCTCCGGCTCTCAGGGTGTCCGCTATGTGGGCTTCGAAGGAGTCTTCGGGGTCAAAGACAGCGGCGATGCCCCCCTGCGCGTAATTCGTCGCAGATTCCGCGGTGCCCTTTTTGGTCACGACCGCCACGGACCCGTGCTCGGCCACACGCAGGGCGAAGCTCAACCCTGCGATCCCGCTTCCAATCACCAGGAAATCACTCGCGATCGCCACGGGTCCGAGTGTACGCAGGTGGCGCGCAAAGTGCCCGGCAAGA
This is a stretch of genomic DNA from bacterium. It encodes these proteins:
- the nadB gene encoding L-aspartate oxidase; translated protein: MAIASDFLVIGSGIAGLSFALRVAEHGSVAVVTKKGTAESATNYAQGGIAAVFDPEDSFEAHIADTLRAGAGLCDEDVVRFVVESGPEAVSSLIDLGVRFDKSENERPGYDLGREGGHSARRVLHAADFTGQEIERVLVERCESHPNIQIVPDAIGVDLVTSEKLALPGPQRILGAYVLSELQGEVSAFRAPIVLLATGGCGKVYVYTSNPDIASGDGIAMAQRAGASIANMEFIQFHPTCLFHPDARSFLISEAVRGEGAILRNAAGEHFMPRYDERADLAPRDVVARSIDFELKRSGDDCVYMDCTALDPAFLRGRFPNIYERCLSYGFDMTKQQLPVVPAAHYCCGGVRTDLRGETDIQNLFAAGEVTCTGLHGANRLASNSLLEGVVFARAAAKEAIERTRNGVEPPPELPPWDSGNAVDPSEAVLVNANWDEIRRLMWNYVGIVRSNKRLDRALRRIEMLEREIRHYYWDFKLTADLVELRNLATCAELITRCARGRKESRGLHYTVDYPETLEEAEDTRISTGGI